The Anastrepha ludens isolate Willacy chromosome 2, idAnaLude1.1, whole genome shotgun sequence genome contains a region encoding:
- the LOC128871832 gene encoding PH and SEC7 domain-containing protein isoform X2: MAAEELKVVLRRNEHSGFGFSLLGTTGPPHVIYEIHENSPAADGAVEAGDIILKVNGTDVHRYTTKEVLKCLRLSDDSVTLELRRDPKLKARLKEQLANTKNPHYEDIEPSPHIYDYKVSSCRSPTTHHRSLSLQDSYEPSHNSNSNSSSSPAIRYPKSPTHLPHRQGSLPTPGASQQQQGNHSRSSSASSAQLQFGDINASATTTGGGGGAGGATCTSPTCRPSRIPTALKAPQKPPVQHSPQHKRPRPSQIPTKAGTVGSATTNGNTPTSGHVTTASATGVCVGGSNSAHLQHSNSYSGGSTRFSQATQQQSERDAEPNSAPPQPAKAPRFEAYMMTGELILNLSRTSQSSNLLPGHAKKIDSLRDSPQRAVVAARANGTLAPRASGESSPTSSSSVDSPTHTGSSESAHHQKDRGRRRHQQPHHHLLQQQLDSINNSYNNSNSGGGVGGGVGVTGDDPRKDDTLLLCEELERDDEETGGENNRRQRYQQHKQYSVRRHQYSHQQQHSSYEHDEVADIEENEEDQTHYDITNIETYNSGGIGAGDVCGDDDASDRQCLVTHYGDDDDEDGDGEGEDFDAEGEDGCAAEHEDEDYSSNSLTSASAKQRLRALKHKAAAAHYKHAQSVVRASGGGGAYDSVDCARQHYHHHHHQPHHQQQQHHRQQQRGSGGSTSSSATVKSDGMAGINTSPDETSFSVPTSPISLSTPLIDKDTANSVPTSPEPSSLGAVGGGGTAGHDGVVRRHNGVVRTCDSAGFRTSKSEDHLQQVQREGMAAVIPIDIDEDVNSSLNTLLDTRQDSEDSQGSSRDRIVWTYNAPLAPHQIEQLQQQQHLQQQIQQQQQQYSAAQYGGHNNSSPNSQSHSHPHSHSHSHSHSHSSSISSSPQHSAGSPASPTSVSSSVMSSSGSKGALGIGGAYALCSNNNNGGHHQQQQQQQQQHLQLAANAANGGTSGGTSATTATTALQMGGMVLSDPSDSDSTILVSDTAATRQKQQHHQQSQLQAQTFHQQQLQQQQKVGGMGQQQNSEQHKLVIQVRGIDNSNNASPRSAYTELRDSEDELATLTEEPLNTVLTAAGGDGGSTGRDSSPPVSDDGSDVESLHSYHYSPKAVDMPSAIRLAKRLYSLDGFKKSDVSRHLSKNNDFSRAVADEYLKYFNFEKKTLDQSLREFLQQFSLSGETQERERVLVHFSKRFLDCNPGTFNSQDAVHTLTCAIMLLNTDLHGQNIGRKMTCAEFIENLAELNDGENFPKDVLKYLYQAIKTQPLEWALDEDANELQKQRADNNVENSTSTSLIGQNPFLDIPESSSAIEYKKGYVMRKCCFDSNYKKTPFGKRSWKMFYCTLRDLVLFLHKDEHGFRKSQMSDNLHNAIRIHHALATKATDYTKKQHVFRLQTADQAEYLFQTSDSKELQSWVETINFVCAAYSAPPLEGGVGSQKRFQRPLLPSTHTKYLMKEQLESHEQQLAQLEAALADHKKGPLPNKGLPLQNYKEKENYLQYELRRYRSYVSILTAKLLAEQQQLEATQQQLQLTNNEELDTFSTSGGGAVIGARQQQPPPAYPQQLQLQQPTAQLPTAQQPQPQQQQTSNRKKEKKK, encoded by the exons gtcGAAGCTGGTGATATTATTTTAAAGGTAAACGGCACTGACGTTCATCGATATACAACGAAAGAAG TTTTGAAGTGCTTACGTCTATCCGATGACTCGGTCACATTGGAATTGCGTCGAG ATCCCAAATTGAAGGCACGTCTCAAAGAACAGCTGGCTAATACAAAAAATCCCCATTACGAAGACATCGAACCATCTCCGCACATTTACGATTACAAAGTATCGAGTTGTCGATCACCAACTACACATCATCGCTCTTTATCGCTACAGGACTCTTATGAACCGTCACATAATAGCAACTCAAATTCATCATCTTCGCCTGCGATACGCTACCCTAAATCTCCCACACACTTGCCACACCGCCAGGGTTCGCTGCCAACGCCTGGGGCTAGCCAACAACAACAGGGCAATCACAGTCGCAGTTCTTCCGCTTCGTCAGCTCAGCTACAATTTGGTGATATAAATGCTTCAGCAACGACTACTGGTGGTGGTGGAGGCGCGGGTGGAGCTACTTGCACATCCCCCACATGTCGTCCATCGCGCATTCCAACTGCTTTGAAAGCACCACAGAAGCCACCCGTACAACATTCGCCACAGCATAAGCGACCACGGCCATCACAAATTCCTACGAAGGCTGGCACGGTGGGTTCGGCCACCACTAACGGTAACACACCTACAAGCGGCCACGTAACGACAGCGTCAGCAACAGGTGTTTGCGTGGGTGGAAGTAATAGTGCGCATTTACAGCATTCGAACAGTTATAGCGGCGGCAGCACACGTTTTTCACaagcaacacaacaacaaagcgAACGTGACGCTGAGCCTAATTCGGCGCCACCGCAGCCAGCGAAGGCGCCACGTTTTGAAGCGTACATGATGACTGGTGAACTGATATTAAATTTATCGAGGACATCACAAAGTAGTAATCTACTGCCAGGGCACGCAAAGAAG ATTGACAGTTTGCGTGACTCACCACAACGTGCTGTCGTGGCTGCGCGCGCCAACGGTACCCTAGCGCCTCGCGCCTCTGGTGAATCATCGCCCACATCATCCTCTTCGGTGGATTCACCCACCCATACGGGAAGTTCTGAGTCGGCACACCACCAGAAAGACCGCGGCAGAAGACGTCACCAACAACCGCATCATCATTTACTACAACAACAGTTGGATAGCATTAACAATAGTTACAATAACAGTAACAGTGGTGGGGGCGTCGGAGGTGGTGTGGGCGTGACAGGTGATGATCCGCGCAAAGACGACACACTGTTGTTGTGCGAAGAGCTAGAGCGTGACGACGAGGAAACAGGCGGCGAAAATAATCGCAGGCAACGATATCAACAACATAAACAGTATTCAGTGCGTCGACATCAATACAGTCACCAACAGCAACACAGCAGTTACGAACACGACGAAGTCGCCGACATCGAGGAAAACGAGGAGGATCAAACCCACTACGACATCACAAACATCGAAACATACAATAGTGGCGGAATTGGTGCCGGGGACGTGTGCGGAGATGATGACGCAAGCGATCGGCAGTGCCTGGTGACGCATTATGGCGACGACGATGACGAGGACGGTGACGGCGAAGGTGAGGACTTCGATGCTGAAGGCGAAGATGGCTGTGCTGCAGAGCACGAAGACGAAGATTACTCTTCGAATTCGCTCACATCGGCATCGGCGAAGCAACGGTTGCGCGCCCTCAAACATAAAGCCGCTGCTGCGCATTACAAACACGCTCAAAGTGTGGTGCGCGCTAGTGGAGGCGGCGGCGCCTACGATTCGGTCGATTGTGCGCGCCAAcactaccaccaccaccaccatcaaccccatcaccaacagcaacaacatcatcGGCAACAGCAACGCGGTTCAGGTGGCTCGACTTCCTCATCGGCGACGGTGAAAAGCGACGGCATGGCCGGCATAAACACCTCACCCGATGAAACTTCTTTCTCAGTGCCCACCTCACCGATTTCGCTGTCCACCCCATTGATTGATAAGGATACAGCAAACTCAGTACCCACCAGTCCAGAGCCATCGAGTCTGGGCGCAGTGGGCGGTGGTGGCACCGCCGGCCATGATGGTGTGGTGCGGCGACACAATGGTGTCGTGCGTACATGCGATTCGGCTGGTTTTCGTACTAGCAAATCCGAGGATCATTTGCAACAAGTACAGCGTGAAGGCATGGCTGCCGTAATACCGATCGACATTGACGAGGATGTGAATAGTTCACTGAATACGTTGCTGGATACAAGACAAGACTCTGAAGACTCGCAG GGCTCCAGTCGTGATCGCATCGTTTGGACATATAACGCACCACTGGCGCCACACCAAATAGAACAattacagcagcagcaacacctGCAGCAACaaatacaacagcaacaacaacaatattcggCAGCACAATATGGCGGCCACAATAATTCATCACCGAATTCGCAGTCACATTCACACCCCCATTCGCACTCACATTCGCATTCACACTCGCATTCGAGTTCAATAAGTTCATCACCACAGCATTCAGCTGGCAGCCCCGCCTCACCTACATCCGTGTCAAGTTCGGTAATGTCATCGTCTGGTTCGAAGGGTGCGCTTGGCATTGGTGGCGCTTATGCGTTATGCAGCAACAATAATAATGGTGGTcatcatcagcaacaacaacaacaacagcagcaacacctTCAATTGGCAGCAAATGCAGCTAATGGTGGCACGAGCGGTGGCACCAGCGCAACCACAGCAACAACGGCTTTACAAATGG GCGGCATGGTACTTAGTGATCCCAGTGATTCGGATTCAACGATACTCGTATCGGATACGGCGGCAACTCGACAAAAGCAACAGCACCATCAACAATCGCAACTACAAGCACAAACGTTTCATCAACAgcaattgcaacaacaacagaaggTTGGTGGTATGGGTCAACAACAGAATTCCGAACAGCATAAACTAGTGATACAGGTGCGTGGCATCGATAATAGTAACAATGCTTCACCACGCTCGGCCTACACCGAACTGAGAGACTCCGAAGATGAATTGGCCACATTGACAGAGGAGCCATTGAATACTGTTTTGACAGCAGCGGGGGGTGATGGTGGCAGTACGGGACGGGACTCATCGCCACCTGTCTCAGATGATGGTAGCGATGTGGAGTCGTTACATTCCTACCATTACTCACCAAAGGCTGTAGATATGCCGTCAGCGATACGACTGGCCAAAAGGCTGTACTCACTGGATGGTTTCAAGAAGAGCGATGTGTCGCGACACCTCAGTAAAAA caaCGACTTCAGCCGCGCTGTCGCcgatgaatacctaaagtatttcaatttcgaaaaaaaaacgctgGATCAATCGTTGCGCGAATTTTTGCAACAATTTTCGTTGTCAGGGGAGACGCAAGAGCGTGAACGTGTGCTGGTCCACTTTTCGAAACGCTTTTTGGACTGCAATCCGGGAACATTCAATTCACAAG ATGCTGTGCACACTTTAACTTGCGCTATTATGCTTCTGAATACCGATTTGCATGGCCAGAATATTGGACGAAAAATGACTTGTGCCGAATTCATTGAAAACCTGGCCGAACTGAACGACGGCGAAAACTTCCCCAAAGacgttttgaaatacctatATCAAGCCATTAAGACACAACCGCTGGAATGGGCGCT CGATGAAGATGCCAATGAGTTGCAAAAGCAACGCGCCGACAATAATGTGGAGAACAGCACATCCACCAGCCTAATCGGACAAAATCCCTTCTTAGACATACCAGAATCGTCGTCGGCGATTGAATACAAAAAGGGTTATGTGATGCGCAAGTGTTGTTTCGATTCCAACTACAAAAAAA CACCATTCGGTAAGCGTTCCTGGAAGATGTTCTATTGCACGCTGCGTGATTTGGTGCTATTCTTGCACAAAGATGAGCATGGCTTTCGTAAAAGCCAG ATGTCCGATAACCTGCATAATGCGATACGCATCCATCATGCTTTGGCCACCAAGGCTACCGATTATACGAAAAAACAACACGTTTTCCGATTGCAAACTGCCGATCAAGCCGAGTACTTATTCCAAACTAGTGATTCCAAAGAGCTACAATCATGGGTGGAGACGATAAATTTCGTTTGCGCCGCATATTCAGCACCGCCACTGGAGGGTGGTGTGGGCAGTCAGAAACGTTTTCAACGTCCATTACTTCCCAGCACACACACAAAGTACTTGATG AAAGAGCAATTAGAATCGCATGAGCAGCAATTAGCCCAATTAGAAGCTGCTCTCGCAGATCATAAGAAAGGACCTTTGCCAAACAAAGGACTTCCCCTACAGAATTACAAAGAAAAAGAGAACTATTTACAGTATGAG TTGCGCCGCTATCGTTCTTATGTGTCAATTTTAACTGctaaactgcttgctgagcaacaACAATTAGAGGCCACGCAACAGCAACTACAATTAACGAACAACGAGGAATTGGATACATTTTCAACGAGTGGAGGAGGAGCTGTGATTGGTGCACGGCAACAACAGCCGCCACCAGCGTATccgcaacaattacaattacaacaacCAACTGCGCAGTTACCAACAGCACAACAGCCACAgccgcaacaacagcaaacttCAAACAG aaagaaagagaaaaagaaatga
- the LOC128871832 gene encoding PH and SEC7 domain-containing protein isoform X1, with amino-acid sequence MAAEELKVVLRRNEHSGFGFSLLGTTGPPHVIYEIHENSPAADGAVEAGDIILKVNGTDVHRYTTKEVLKCLRLSDDSVTLELRRDPKLKARLKEQLANTKNPHYEDIEPSPHIYDYKVSSCRSPTTHHRSLSLQDSYEPSHNSNSNSSSSPAIRYPKSPTHLPHRQGSLPTPGASQQQQGNHSRSSSASSAQLQFGDINASATTTGGGGGAGGATCTSPTCRPSRIPTALKAPQKPPVQHSPQHKRPRPSQIPTKAGTVGSATTNGNTPTSGHVTTASATGVCVGGSNSAHLQHSNSYSGGSTRFSQATQQQSERDAEPNSAPPQPAKAPRFEAYMMTGELILNLSRTSQSSNLLPGHAKKIDSLRDSPQRAVVAARANGTLAPRASGESSPTSSSSVDSPTHTGSSESAHHQKDRGRRRHQQPHHHLLQQQLDSINNSYNNSNSGGGVGGGVGVTGDDPRKDDTLLLCEELERDDEETGGENNRRQRYQQHKQYSVRRHQYSHQQQHSSYEHDEVADIEENEEDQTHYDITNIETYNSGGIGAGDVCGDDDASDRQCLVTHYGDDDDEDGDGEGEDFDAEGEDGCAAEHEDEDYSSNSLTSASAKQRLRALKHKAAAAHYKHAQSVVRASGGGGAYDSVDCARQHYHHHHHQPHHQQQQHHRQQQRGSGGSTSSSATVKSDGMAGINTSPDETSFSVPTSPISLSTPLIDKDTANSVPTSPEPSSLGAVGGGGTAGHDGVVRRHNGVVRTCDSAGFRTSKSEDHLQQVQREGMAAVIPIDIDEDVNSSLNTLLDTRQDSEDSQGSSRDRIVWTYNAPLAPHQIEQLQQQQHLQQQIQQQQQQYSAAQYGGHNNSSPNSQSHSHPHSHSHSHSHSHSSSISSSPQHSAGSPASPTSVSSSVMSSSGSKGALGIGGAYALCSNNNNGGHHQQQQQQQQQHLQLAANAANGGTSGGTSATTATTALQMGLLQCPTGSGNGSGGGGNGSGGGNNSFAGGAGCDQSVSEAISNISSPDYQDDDNLLSSRDLAGGMVLSDPSDSDSTILVSDTAATRQKQQHHQQSQLQAQTFHQQQLQQQQKVGGMGQQQNSEQHKLVIQVRGIDNSNNASPRSAYTELRDSEDELATLTEEPLNTVLTAAGGDGGSTGRDSSPPVSDDGSDVESLHSYHYSPKAVDMPSAIRLAKRLYSLDGFKKSDVSRHLSKNNDFSRAVADEYLKYFNFEKKTLDQSLREFLQQFSLSGETQERERVLVHFSKRFLDCNPGTFNSQDAVHTLTCAIMLLNTDLHGQNIGRKMTCAEFIENLAELNDGENFPKDVLKYLYQAIKTQPLEWALDEDANELQKQRADNNVENSTSTSLIGQNPFLDIPESSSAIEYKKGYVMRKCCFDSNYKKTPFGKRSWKMFYCTLRDLVLFLHKDEHGFRKSQMSDNLHNAIRIHHALATKATDYTKKQHVFRLQTADQAEYLFQTSDSKELQSWVETINFVCAAYSAPPLEGGVGSQKRFQRPLLPSTHTKYLMKEQLESHEQQLAQLEAALADHKKGPLPNKGLPLQNYKEKENYLQYELRRYRSYVSILTAKLLAEQQQLEATQQQLQLTNNEELDTFSTSGGGAVIGARQQQPPPAYPQQLQLQQPTAQLPTAQQPQPQQQQTSNRKKEKKK; translated from the exons gtcGAAGCTGGTGATATTATTTTAAAGGTAAACGGCACTGACGTTCATCGATATACAACGAAAGAAG TTTTGAAGTGCTTACGTCTATCCGATGACTCGGTCACATTGGAATTGCGTCGAG ATCCCAAATTGAAGGCACGTCTCAAAGAACAGCTGGCTAATACAAAAAATCCCCATTACGAAGACATCGAACCATCTCCGCACATTTACGATTACAAAGTATCGAGTTGTCGATCACCAACTACACATCATCGCTCTTTATCGCTACAGGACTCTTATGAACCGTCACATAATAGCAACTCAAATTCATCATCTTCGCCTGCGATACGCTACCCTAAATCTCCCACACACTTGCCACACCGCCAGGGTTCGCTGCCAACGCCTGGGGCTAGCCAACAACAACAGGGCAATCACAGTCGCAGTTCTTCCGCTTCGTCAGCTCAGCTACAATTTGGTGATATAAATGCTTCAGCAACGACTACTGGTGGTGGTGGAGGCGCGGGTGGAGCTACTTGCACATCCCCCACATGTCGTCCATCGCGCATTCCAACTGCTTTGAAAGCACCACAGAAGCCACCCGTACAACATTCGCCACAGCATAAGCGACCACGGCCATCACAAATTCCTACGAAGGCTGGCACGGTGGGTTCGGCCACCACTAACGGTAACACACCTACAAGCGGCCACGTAACGACAGCGTCAGCAACAGGTGTTTGCGTGGGTGGAAGTAATAGTGCGCATTTACAGCATTCGAACAGTTATAGCGGCGGCAGCACACGTTTTTCACaagcaacacaacaacaaagcgAACGTGACGCTGAGCCTAATTCGGCGCCACCGCAGCCAGCGAAGGCGCCACGTTTTGAAGCGTACATGATGACTGGTGAACTGATATTAAATTTATCGAGGACATCACAAAGTAGTAATCTACTGCCAGGGCACGCAAAGAAG ATTGACAGTTTGCGTGACTCACCACAACGTGCTGTCGTGGCTGCGCGCGCCAACGGTACCCTAGCGCCTCGCGCCTCTGGTGAATCATCGCCCACATCATCCTCTTCGGTGGATTCACCCACCCATACGGGAAGTTCTGAGTCGGCACACCACCAGAAAGACCGCGGCAGAAGACGTCACCAACAACCGCATCATCATTTACTACAACAACAGTTGGATAGCATTAACAATAGTTACAATAACAGTAACAGTGGTGGGGGCGTCGGAGGTGGTGTGGGCGTGACAGGTGATGATCCGCGCAAAGACGACACACTGTTGTTGTGCGAAGAGCTAGAGCGTGACGACGAGGAAACAGGCGGCGAAAATAATCGCAGGCAACGATATCAACAACATAAACAGTATTCAGTGCGTCGACATCAATACAGTCACCAACAGCAACACAGCAGTTACGAACACGACGAAGTCGCCGACATCGAGGAAAACGAGGAGGATCAAACCCACTACGACATCACAAACATCGAAACATACAATAGTGGCGGAATTGGTGCCGGGGACGTGTGCGGAGATGATGACGCAAGCGATCGGCAGTGCCTGGTGACGCATTATGGCGACGACGATGACGAGGACGGTGACGGCGAAGGTGAGGACTTCGATGCTGAAGGCGAAGATGGCTGTGCTGCAGAGCACGAAGACGAAGATTACTCTTCGAATTCGCTCACATCGGCATCGGCGAAGCAACGGTTGCGCGCCCTCAAACATAAAGCCGCTGCTGCGCATTACAAACACGCTCAAAGTGTGGTGCGCGCTAGTGGAGGCGGCGGCGCCTACGATTCGGTCGATTGTGCGCGCCAAcactaccaccaccaccaccatcaaccccatcaccaacagcaacaacatcatcGGCAACAGCAACGCGGTTCAGGTGGCTCGACTTCCTCATCGGCGACGGTGAAAAGCGACGGCATGGCCGGCATAAACACCTCACCCGATGAAACTTCTTTCTCAGTGCCCACCTCACCGATTTCGCTGTCCACCCCATTGATTGATAAGGATACAGCAAACTCAGTACCCACCAGTCCAGAGCCATCGAGTCTGGGCGCAGTGGGCGGTGGTGGCACCGCCGGCCATGATGGTGTGGTGCGGCGACACAATGGTGTCGTGCGTACATGCGATTCGGCTGGTTTTCGTACTAGCAAATCCGAGGATCATTTGCAACAAGTACAGCGTGAAGGCATGGCTGCCGTAATACCGATCGACATTGACGAGGATGTGAATAGTTCACTGAATACGTTGCTGGATACAAGACAAGACTCTGAAGACTCGCAG GGCTCCAGTCGTGATCGCATCGTTTGGACATATAACGCACCACTGGCGCCACACCAAATAGAACAattacagcagcagcaacacctGCAGCAACaaatacaacagcaacaacaacaatattcggCAGCACAATATGGCGGCCACAATAATTCATCACCGAATTCGCAGTCACATTCACACCCCCATTCGCACTCACATTCGCATTCACACTCGCATTCGAGTTCAATAAGTTCATCACCACAGCATTCAGCTGGCAGCCCCGCCTCACCTACATCCGTGTCAAGTTCGGTAATGTCATCGTCTGGTTCGAAGGGTGCGCTTGGCATTGGTGGCGCTTATGCGTTATGCAGCAACAATAATAATGGTGGTcatcatcagcaacaacaacaacaacagcagcaacacctTCAATTGGCAGCAAATGCAGCTAATGGTGGCACGAGCGGTGGCACCAGCGCAACCACAGCAACAACGGCTTTACAAATGGGTTTGTTACAATGTCCTACTGGTAGTGGTAATGGTAGTGGTGGAGGTGGAAATGGTAGTGGTGGTGGTAACAATAGTTTTGCAGGTGGTGCCGGTTGTGACCAAAGCGTCTCCGAAGCCATCTCGAATATTTCTAGTCCCGACTATCAGGACGATGATAATTTATTGAGCTCTCGCGATCTTGCAGGCGGCATGGTACTTAGTGATCCCAGTGATTCGGATTCAACGATACTCGTATCGGATACGGCGGCAACTCGACAAAAGCAACAGCACCATCAACAATCGCAACTACAAGCACAAACGTTTCATCAACAgcaattgcaacaacaacagaaggTTGGTGGTATGGGTCAACAACAGAATTCCGAACAGCATAAACTAGTGATACAGGTGCGTGGCATCGATAATAGTAACAATGCTTCACCACGCTCGGCCTACACCGAACTGAGAGACTCCGAAGATGAATTGGCCACATTGACAGAGGAGCCATTGAATACTGTTTTGACAGCAGCGGGGGGTGATGGTGGCAGTACGGGACGGGACTCATCGCCACCTGTCTCAGATGATGGTAGCGATGTGGAGTCGTTACATTCCTACCATTACTCACCAAAGGCTGTAGATATGCCGTCAGCGATACGACTGGCCAAAAGGCTGTACTCACTGGATGGTTTCAAGAAGAGCGATGTGTCGCGACACCTCAGTAAAAA caaCGACTTCAGCCGCGCTGTCGCcgatgaatacctaaagtatttcaatttcgaaaaaaaaacgctgGATCAATCGTTGCGCGAATTTTTGCAACAATTTTCGTTGTCAGGGGAGACGCAAGAGCGTGAACGTGTGCTGGTCCACTTTTCGAAACGCTTTTTGGACTGCAATCCGGGAACATTCAATTCACAAG ATGCTGTGCACACTTTAACTTGCGCTATTATGCTTCTGAATACCGATTTGCATGGCCAGAATATTGGACGAAAAATGACTTGTGCCGAATTCATTGAAAACCTGGCCGAACTGAACGACGGCGAAAACTTCCCCAAAGacgttttgaaatacctatATCAAGCCATTAAGACACAACCGCTGGAATGGGCGCT CGATGAAGATGCCAATGAGTTGCAAAAGCAACGCGCCGACAATAATGTGGAGAACAGCACATCCACCAGCCTAATCGGACAAAATCCCTTCTTAGACATACCAGAATCGTCGTCGGCGATTGAATACAAAAAGGGTTATGTGATGCGCAAGTGTTGTTTCGATTCCAACTACAAAAAAA CACCATTCGGTAAGCGTTCCTGGAAGATGTTCTATTGCACGCTGCGTGATTTGGTGCTATTCTTGCACAAAGATGAGCATGGCTTTCGTAAAAGCCAG ATGTCCGATAACCTGCATAATGCGATACGCATCCATCATGCTTTGGCCACCAAGGCTACCGATTATACGAAAAAACAACACGTTTTCCGATTGCAAACTGCCGATCAAGCCGAGTACTTATTCCAAACTAGTGATTCCAAAGAGCTACAATCATGGGTGGAGACGATAAATTTCGTTTGCGCCGCATATTCAGCACCGCCACTGGAGGGTGGTGTGGGCAGTCAGAAACGTTTTCAACGTCCATTACTTCCCAGCACACACACAAAGTACTTGATG AAAGAGCAATTAGAATCGCATGAGCAGCAATTAGCCCAATTAGAAGCTGCTCTCGCAGATCATAAGAAAGGACCTTTGCCAAACAAAGGACTTCCCCTACAGAATTACAAAGAAAAAGAGAACTATTTACAGTATGAG TTGCGCCGCTATCGTTCTTATGTGTCAATTTTAACTGctaaactgcttgctgagcaacaACAATTAGAGGCCACGCAACAGCAACTACAATTAACGAACAACGAGGAATTGGATACATTTTCAACGAGTGGAGGAGGAGCTGTGATTGGTGCACGGCAACAACAGCCGCCACCAGCGTATccgcaacaattacaattacaacaacCAACTGCGCAGTTACCAACAGCACAACAGCCACAgccgcaacaacagcaaacttCAAACAG aaagaaagagaaaaagaaatga